In Luteibaculum oceani, one DNA window encodes the following:
- a CDS encoding restriction endonuclease subunit S codes for MKGYDSYKESGIDGIGSIPKGWHRTKLKNLVCQRITDGPHETPEWTDNGVPFISAEAIRINVIDLAYKRGYISEEQHAIYSKKSKVQKGDILFCKSGSTTGKSAYVDIEEEFGIWSPLAIIRASKEKADGRFLFSFIQSSVFKYQVETNWTFGTQPNIGMGALENLWIAFPESMQEQTQIAKYLDYKTQQIDDLIAKKEQLIKLLEEERTALINELVTGKKVWDGKGFSKPTKTKDSGIDWLGEIPEDWEVKKLKRVFKFSTGLSITRENLSNSGVPCINYGEIHSKYGFEVNPEKDYLKCVNEGYLESSTKSLLKKGDFVFADTSEDIEGCGNFSHVTGEAQIFAGYHTVIAQPLVQINARFFAYIFTSQPFRNQVRSSVKGIKVFSVTQSILKNTTVWMPTLENQRRISETIKLKEGRIKSAVDKMVSEIDLLKEYKKSLISEVVTGKVDVRNEVIPEEN; via the coding sequence ATGAAGGGCTACGATAGTTATAAGGAATCTGGAATTGATGGTATTGGTTCTATTCCGAAAGGATGGCACAGGACTAAGTTGAAAAATTTAGTGTGTCAAAGAATAACGGATGGCCCTCATGAAACACCAGAGTGGACAGACAACGGAGTTCCTTTTATTTCTGCTGAAGCAATAAGGATTAATGTTATCGACCTTGCATACAAACGAGGCTACATTAGTGAGGAGCAACATGCGATATACTCAAAGAAATCAAAAGTTCAGAAGGGAGATATTCTCTTTTGTAAGTCTGGTTCAACAACAGGTAAGTCAGCGTACGTTGACATAGAGGAAGAGTTTGGAATTTGGTCACCATTAGCCATAATAAGGGCATCAAAGGAAAAAGCTGATGGTCGGTTTCTATTCAGTTTTATTCAGTCCTCTGTTTTTAAATATCAAGTAGAAACCAATTGGACATTTGGTACTCAACCTAATATTGGGATGGGTGCTTTAGAAAATTTATGGATTGCTTTTCCAGAGTCCATGCAAGAACAAACCCAAATAGCCAAATACCTAGACTATAAAACCCAGCAGATAGACGATTTAATCGCTAAAAAAGAGCAGCTTATTAAGCTCCTAGAAGAGGAACGCACCGCACTTATCAACGAGCTAGTTACAGGTAAAAAAGTTTGGGATGGCAAAGGCTTTAGCAAACCCACCAAAACCAAAGATTCGGGCATAGATTGGCTTGGGGAAATACCTGAGGATTGGGAGGTTAAGAAGTTGAAACGGGTGTTTAAATTCTCGACCGGCTTGTCAATAACAAGAGAAAATCTTTCAAATTCAGGTGTTCCTTGCATAAACTATGGTGAAATTCACTCCAAGTATGGTTTTGAAGTTAATCCGGAGAAAGACTATTTAAAATGTGTTAATGAGGGGTATTTAGAATCCTCAACTAAATCGTTACTAAAGAAAGGCGACTTTGTTTTTGCCGATACTTCAGAGGATATAGAGGGATGTGGAAACTTTTCACATGTAACCGGAGAAGCTCAAATTTTTGCAGGCTATCACACTGTTATTGCGCAACCGTTAGTGCAAATTAATGCCCGCTTTTTCGCATATATTTTCACTTCCCAACCATTTAGAAATCAGGTCAGAAGCTCAGTTAAAGGGATTAAGGTTTTTAGTGTGACTCAAAGTATTCTTAAAAACACAACGGTTTGGATGCCTACATTGGAAAATCAAAGAAGAATATCTGAAACCATAAAGCTGAAAGAGGGCAGGATAAAAAGTGCCGTTGATAAAATGGTGAGTGAAATAGATTTACTCAAGGAATACAAAAAATCCTTGATTTCAGAGGTGGTAACAGGTAAGGTGGATGTGAGGAACGAGGTGATACCTGAAGAAAATTAA
- a CDS encoding HEPN domain-containing protein, which yields MEFTEPQEKVLAELKQIVKGYPIEGRLPADVVTDISQHKKAGKTEKIKALVCAVPEFTIFDGGLQHEFEAYNHVRIDDFISTLIHIALRNSPERAIQGAVDYAVNRKFKAFIGAVVPKLDIDSSFTFSNGITLMSSEEIPNQFVKKRIHWDDFIGMHRPETILCYIFEHPVPSTNDIDEVEKLFLNEEIEQIHLTAVLISLVVAKDSGCHIHEIIKFTEETVPLVNSGVMCHPRPVKSNGIIPNYFGALAFNDVDSLIKAFNGLPKPLQERLRVALNFLNYYKSNDSIVERAIFLRCSMESAFQVGNKSGIREKLSWRSAHLFCKNEAEKIEMYKKVRAIYSATSDSVHEGKFDGDLKDLAFAADIVKKAIVIQINGGQVNWDNTPIKEEN from the coding sequence ATGGAGTTTACCGAGCCACAGGAAAAGGTTTTAGCTGAGTTAAAGCAAATTGTCAAGGGTTATCCTATCGAAGGTCGATTGCCAGCTGATGTGGTAACAGATATTTCGCAACACAAAAAGGCCGGTAAAACGGAAAAGATTAAAGCTTTAGTATGTGCCGTTCCTGAGTTCACCATTTTTGACGGTGGTTTGCAACACGAATTTGAGGCATACAATCATGTTAGGATCGATGATTTTATCAGTACACTCATTCATATTGCATTAAGAAACTCCCCCGAAAGAGCGATTCAAGGTGCTGTGGATTATGCCGTCAATAGAAAATTTAAGGCATTTATAGGGGCGGTAGTGCCAAAATTAGATATCGATTCCTCTTTTACTTTTTCGAATGGAATTACTTTGATGAGTTCCGAGGAGATTCCGAATCAGTTTGTCAAAAAAAGAATTCATTGGGACGACTTCATAGGTATGCATAGGCCAGAAACAATCCTTTGCTACATTTTTGAACATCCTGTACCGAGTACCAATGACATTGATGAAGTTGAGAAACTATTTCTTAACGAGGAGATTGAACAAATTCATTTAACTGCGGTGTTAATTTCTTTAGTTGTGGCTAAAGATTCGGGGTGCCACATTCATGAAATTATCAAGTTTACTGAAGAGACAGTTCCGTTAGTTAACAGCGGTGTTATGTGTCACCCTAGGCCGGTGAAGAGCAATGGGATAATTCCTAACTATTTTGGAGCGTTGGCTTTCAATGATGTTGATTCACTTATTAAAGCATTTAATGGTTTACCAAAACCACTTCAAGAAAGATTAAGGGTTGCTCTAAATTTTTTGAATTACTACAAAAGCAATGACTCCATTGTGGAAAGAGCAATCTTTCTAAGATGTAGCATGGAGTCGGCATTTCAGGTAGGTAATAAAAGTGGAATTAGGGAGAAATTATCTTGGAGGTCTGCTCATTTGTTCTGCAAGAATGAAGCAGAAAAAATCGAGATGTATAAAAAGGTAAGAGCTATATATAGTGCAACTTCTGATTCGGTACATGAAGGGAAATTTGATGGAGATTTAAAAGACTTAGCGTTTGCTGCTGATATTGTTAAAAAGGCAATAGTTATTCAAATCAATGGTGGACAAGTAAATTGGGATAATACTCCGATTAAAGAAGAAAATTAA